In Methanofervidicoccus sp. A16, the sequence TAACCTGGAATCCAAGGGAGGCAGATATACTAATTGTAAGTGGCTGTGTTACTAAGGTTATGAAGGAACCATTAAGAAAGATATACGAGAGTATCCCAGAACCAAAGGCTGTAGTTTCTATAGGTTGCTGTGCTCTGATGGGAGGGGTTTATGGAAACATAGGGGGCTACTTAGGTACCTCGGATTTTATAGAGGGTCCTGTAGATAGAATAATTCCAGTGGATGTTAAGGTACCTGGATGCCCACCGAGGCCAGAGGATATTATAGACGGTATAATAAAGGCTATTCCGAAGATAGTTAAGGGATAATTGATTTTTAAAATAAAATAATGATTATAAAAAGAATAATTAAAATAAAAATATTAAAAACTTATAAATAAAGAATAAATTCGGCGAATAAAGTAAAATATAGGTCCTATCTCCTGGACTACACTATATACTGGAGAAGCAGGGGGGATTTATTCCTTAGCATCTGGAAAAGTATAGGGTTTTCTGTCATAATTAAAAATTAAAAACCTCAAAGGAGGCGAGTTCATTTTGATAAGATATTAATGTGTAGTAATATTTTAAAGTACAATAGTAAAAGGTGTGCCTATGGTTATCGATCTATCACTTATAGAATTCATACTCTCAATAGTAGGTATTCCCCTTATAGCCTTTGCAGTCTCTACACTGATCCCAGGGATACAGAGGAAGATCCAGGCGAGGATTCAGAGGAGAATAGGTCCCTCTATCTTAACACCTGGGTTGTGGGCACTCTTTAAATTTCTGGCTAAGGAGGTAAAGAGGCCCTTCAGTGAGATGCCTAGATTGTATAACTTATTAACAGTCCTTGGTTTCCTTGTAGTTTGGGTTATTTTAGCCGCTACTACAGTACCTCATATACATGTTGTTTCTAATATTGTATTTATCACAGGTCTCCTGAAGGTTAAAGAGATGCTATATATTATCATGGGGTCCCTAAGTAGTTCCATCATGGGAGTTAGGATGCCTATCTCTGATATCTGTAAAGGTAGTAATTTTACAGATATATTGAGAATGTCTCTTGAACAACTTGGGGCACTTAGGGCATACAAGTTAATTACAGTGGGGTCCTTTCCCCTCTATATAGGAATAGTACTTCCCTTCATCTCCAAGAAGAGTATATTCTTAGATAGTATAGTTGGGAGTAATTTTCTATTCACCCTTCCAGGTATCTTTGGAGCGATAGCATACTTTATAGGCTATGTTGTACTAATTGGAGAGTATCCATTTTCCATAATGCACACAAAGGCTGACGTTATCGAAGGTCCTACCTTGGAGTACTCTGGTAGATACAGGGCGATATACCTATCATTTAAGGAGTTACTTATGATAACCTTAGGAAGTTTATTTGCAACACTCTATTTAGGAATATATCCCGATGTAAACAGCCCAATAACCATTGTTATAAACTTTGGAGTGGCATTTTTAATATCTATCTTAAGTAGTATCTTAGGGGCATACTCTCCAGTGCTAACCTTCAGGCAGATATATCCTATATCTCTATATACTTCTGCAGTGGGATTTGTTGGGGTTCTACTTGCACTGTTAAGGATTTAAAATATTTAAAATAAGAAATTTAATATTAAGCCTCGAAAGAAACAAGTTCATATATTTGTTTTAAGTGATGTATAAAATAAAAAATCCCTATCTATCTAAAATATAAGTTTTTT encodes:
- a CDS encoding NADH-quinone oxidoreductase subunit B family protein codes for the protein MIKEYARKKCIHVMLAYTGGCNGCDIETVNCFLSPYYDAEQYNVFLTWNPREADILIVSGCVTKVMKEPLRKIYESIPEPKAVVSIGCCALMGGVYGNIGGYLGTSDFIEGPVDRIIPVDVKVPGCPPRPEDIIDGIIKAIPKIVKG
- a CDS encoding respiratory chain complex I subunit 1 family protein yields the protein MVIDLSLIEFILSIVGIPLIAFAVSTLIPGIQRKIQARIQRRIGPSILTPGLWALFKFLAKEVKRPFSEMPRLYNLLTVLGFLVVWVILAATTVPHIHVVSNIVFITGLLKVKEMLYIIMGSLSSSIMGVRMPISDICKGSNFTDILRMSLEQLGALRAYKLITVGSFPLYIGIVLPFISKKSIFLDSIVGSNFLFTLPGIFGAIAYFIGYVVLIGEYPFSIMHTKADVIEGPTLEYSGRYRAIYLSFKELLMITLGSLFATLYLGIYPDVNSPITIVINFGVAFLISILSSILGAYSPVLTFRQIYPISLYTSAVGFVGVLLALLRI